CGCCTTCATCGAGTTCCGCGAGCTGGACCATTACGTCGGCCGGGGCTACACGGTGCTCTCGGCGGAGCTGTGGCTGACGCTGTTCAATGACTGGAAAGACACAGCCTTGATTCAAACCCGACCGCTGTCTGAAGAAGAAATCTGGATCGCCCCGGTGGACGCCGCCTGGGAGGAGATGGAAATCACCTGGAACAACCAGCCGGGTATCTACGAGACGTACGCTGTTGAAAGAAGCTTTGAAGAGCCGGAATATGGAGAGGAATACTTTGTATCCTTTGATGTACAGGATATTGTCCAGGCATGGTTAAATGAAGATATTCCA
The sequence above is a segment of the Candidatus Coatesbacteria bacterium genome. Coding sequences within it:
- a CDS encoding DNRLRE domain-containing protein, which codes for MVLTEPRLGALVGVCVMRGLDAPDASDYLSCGRSREVRMRYVLLAVVLLAGVCLASFEVTLQPDDDEGNDSSTDEYYPDSNYGDETFFMVMGDSMYAFIEFRELDHYVGRGYTVLSAELWLTLFNDWKDTALIQTRPLSEEEIWIAPVDAAWEEMEITWNNQPGIYETYAVERSFEEPEYGEEYFVSFDVQDIVQAWLNEDIP